One segment of Streptomyces sp. TG1A-8 DNA contains the following:
- a CDS encoding PQQ-binding-like beta-propeller repeat protein, translating to MTQPPDQPPRGGFGAPQDQPPRGGGFGAPQTPPPPPPQPPRPGYGHPQQPGPYAQPGPYAQPGPYGQAPQPGPYAPQPGYGYPQQPPYPGPPGTPPGGRGPSGRRTALIAGAAVAALLVVGGTVYAVTGGDDGGAKKPAARSSGDGGQSATAAPVNPGDGSGDGGEDPDDLNAGRASGEAKVLWYKSAPDAPGSGADAPGMWITGRTAVKAAYKQVLAYDVGDGNPAWDPIAFPQKICAVTPGQSADGKVVVAYMSGVSDRAKCNQLQQIDLGTGKKGWSGEVADGGLFDSALNVELSISGRTLMVGRSQSGTAYDIDSGKKLYDKKKYGTNCFPVAFAGGEGRLVQVASCDAAGSDEHDEIQELDPATGRATWTQPVKKGWRVARTYSLDPLVVYLTNEDKKAWNISTIGAGGTFRSEVKVDEKFAPRCGWAILERDLQGCQGVAVDADTLYLPTDATTGANEIVAIGLADGKEKWRVKSPTDESMSPLKVEGGRLVAYVRPSYDAGGQVVSIPVTGSSHTPAKLLQNPAGTAEIENTFYNGAVDWSGGRFFISSTRLSGNDDSKEKLMMAFGK from the coding sequence ATGACCCAGCCGCCCGACCAGCCGCCGCGGGGCGGCTTCGGAGCACCGCAGGACCAGCCGCCGCGGGGCGGCGGATTCGGCGCCCCGCAGACCCCGCCACCGCCACCGCCCCAGCCCCCGCGGCCCGGTTACGGCCACCCCCAGCAGCCCGGCCCCTACGCCCAGCCGGGTCCCTACGCCCAGCCCGGCCCGTACGGCCAGGCCCCGCAGCCCGGCCCGTACGCGCCCCAGCCCGGCTACGGCTACCCGCAGCAGCCGCCGTACCCGGGTCCGCCCGGCACCCCGCCCGGCGGGCGGGGCCCGTCCGGGCGCAGGACGGCCCTGATCGCCGGTGCCGCGGTGGCCGCGCTGCTGGTCGTCGGCGGCACCGTGTACGCGGTCACGGGCGGCGACGACGGCGGTGCGAAGAAGCCGGCCGCCCGGTCCAGTGGTGACGGCGGGCAGTCCGCGACCGCCGCGCCGGTCAATCCCGGTGACGGCAGCGGCGACGGCGGCGAGGACCCCGACGACCTCAACGCGGGCCGCGCGTCCGGCGAGGCGAAGGTGCTCTGGTACAAGTCGGCCCCGGACGCCCCCGGGTCGGGCGCCGACGCACCCGGCATGTGGATCACCGGCAGGACCGCGGTGAAGGCGGCGTACAAGCAGGTCCTCGCCTACGACGTCGGCGACGGCAACCCCGCCTGGGACCCGATCGCCTTCCCGCAGAAGATCTGCGCGGTCACCCCGGGCCAGTCGGCCGACGGCAAGGTCGTCGTGGCCTACATGAGCGGCGTCAGCGACCGCGCCAAGTGCAACCAGCTCCAGCAGATCGACCTCGGCACCGGCAAGAAGGGCTGGAGCGGCGAGGTCGCCGACGGCGGGCTGTTCGACAGCGCGCTCAACGTCGAACTGAGCATCAGCGGCAGGACGCTGATGGTGGGCCGCTCGCAGTCGGGCACGGCGTACGACATCGACAGCGGCAAGAAGCTGTACGACAAGAAGAAGTACGGCACGAACTGCTTCCCGGTCGCGTTCGCGGGCGGCGAGGGCCGACTGGTCCAGGTGGCGTCCTGCGACGCCGCCGGCAGCGACGAGCACGACGAGATCCAGGAACTCGACCCGGCCACCGGCAGGGCCACGTGGACGCAGCCGGTCAAGAAGGGCTGGCGGGTCGCGCGGACGTACTCCCTCGACCCGCTCGTGGTCTACCTGACCAACGAGGACAAGAAGGCCTGGAACATCTCCACCATCGGCGCCGGCGGCACCTTCCGCTCCGAGGTCAAGGTGGACGAGAAGTTCGCCCCCCGCTGCGGCTGGGCCATCCTCGAACGCGACCTGCAGGGCTGCCAGGGCGTCGCCGTGGACGCCGACACGCTCTACCTGCCCACGGACGCGACGACCGGCGCCAACGAGATCGTCGCCATCGGCCTCGCCGACGGCAAGGAGAAGTGGCGCGTCAAGTCGCCCACGGACGAGTCGATGTCGCCGCTGAAGGTGGAGGGCGGCAGGCTCGTCGCCTATGTGCGGCCGTCCTACGACGCCGGCGGCCAGGTGGTGTCGATCCCGGTCACGGGCTCCTCCCACACCCCCGCCAAGCTGCTGCAGAACCCCGCGGGCACCGCCGAGATCGAGAACACCTTCTACAACGGTGCCGTCGACTGGTCCGGCGGGCGCTTCTTCATCTCCTCCACCCGGCTGTCCGGCAACGACGACTCGAAGGAGAAGCTGATGATGGCCTTCGGCAAGTGA
- a CDS encoding PQQ-binding-like beta-propeller repeat protein produces MTQPPPPPNQPPNQPPQPPQGGFGPPRDQPPAPPAAPPAAPPSLQKGPQPGYGHPQQPGGEPPQQPQPGYGYPHAPQAPQPPQPPAGHGYPGQPYNPYAQQPPAPGQPPHPYAQPGYGYPGRPTVPMPPQPVPSGGGRNSAAVAIVVSALVAIALIIGGGVWYAKSSGDDGKKQDTAGTAGTDDKGGTGGTTSGGREEVPSNTASKVLFEVPMPKTDDTVVTSGSWLTDTVYAKAGIAEIVGYDPAKGTKLWTIKLPGPVCTASEHVTDNGRTAVVFQPKMPAKNSSAGCSQVAAIDLAAGKKLWTRSVESGDYPVTFQNVTVAQHTVAVGSTDGGAAFDIDTAKALWRPKPGDSCYDAGYGGGTKLVAVRKCGSYDNRQLHIQTIDPRTGKVISEYEMAAGIEYAGIVSTDPLVVAADVGDSAGDGSGISDYFSIDNRTGKLLTRISAPGDEYGGRCDDISRIEDCKEVVAGNGRLYVPTEEHEGSGDYSRTNEIIAFDLATGKQTGQRLEAGDGSTLSPLRMDGTDLLAYKRPPYDKGGQIVSVDGGSFKATTLLQNPATRGVRDAETSMLPDFAEILYAKGRLFMSAVYADKSSYGDDDLVIAFGTDG; encoded by the coding sequence ATGACCCAGCCGCCCCCACCGCCGAACCAGCCGCCGAACCAGCCCCCGCAGCCGCCGCAGGGCGGTTTCGGCCCGCCCCGGGACCAGCCGCCCGCACCCCCCGCGGCCCCGCCGGCCGCCCCGCCGAGCCTGCAGAAGGGCCCGCAGCCCGGGTACGGCCACCCGCAGCAGCCGGGCGGCGAGCCGCCCCAGCAGCCGCAGCCGGGCTACGGCTACCCGCACGCGCCCCAGGCCCCGCAGCCGCCCCAGCCCCCCGCGGGCCACGGCTACCCCGGCCAGCCGTACAACCCGTACGCCCAGCAGCCCCCGGCCCCCGGCCAGCCGCCCCACCCGTACGCCCAGCCCGGCTACGGCTACCCGGGCCGGCCGACCGTGCCGATGCCGCCGCAGCCCGTGCCGTCCGGCGGCGGCCGGAACAGCGCGGCGGTGGCCATCGTCGTCTCGGCGCTCGTCGCGATCGCCCTGATCATCGGCGGCGGGGTCTGGTACGCCAAGTCCTCCGGCGACGACGGCAAGAAGCAGGACACCGCCGGCACCGCCGGCACGGACGACAAGGGCGGCACCGGGGGCACGACGTCCGGCGGCCGGGAGGAGGTGCCCTCGAACACCGCCTCTAAGGTCCTCTTCGAGGTCCCGATGCCCAAGACGGACGACACCGTCGTCACGTCGGGCTCCTGGCTGACCGACACGGTGTACGCCAAGGCCGGGATCGCCGAGATCGTCGGTTACGACCCCGCCAAGGGCACCAAGCTGTGGACGATCAAGCTGCCCGGCCCGGTGTGCACGGCCAGCGAGCACGTCACCGACAACGGCAGGACCGCGGTCGTCTTCCAGCCGAAGATGCCCGCGAAGAACTCCTCCGCCGGCTGCAGCCAGGTCGCCGCCATCGACCTCGCCGCGGGCAAGAAGCTGTGGACCAGGTCGGTGGAGTCCGGTGACTACCCGGTCACCTTCCAGAACGTGACCGTCGCCCAGCACACCGTCGCGGTCGGCAGCACCGACGGCGGCGCCGCGTTCGACATCGACACGGCCAAGGCGCTGTGGCGGCCGAAGCCGGGCGACTCCTGCTACGACGCCGGGTACGGCGGCGGCACCAAGCTGGTCGCGGTCCGCAAGTGCGGCAGCTACGACAACCGCCAGCTGCACATCCAGACCATCGACCCGCGGACCGGGAAGGTGATCTCCGAGTACGAGATGGCCGCGGGCATCGAGTACGCCGGCATCGTCTCCACCGACCCGCTCGTGGTGGCCGCCGACGTCGGCGACAGCGCGGGCGACGGCAGCGGCATCTCGGACTACTTCTCCATCGACAACAGGACCGGCAAGCTGCTCACCCGCATCTCCGCGCCCGGCGACGAATACGGCGGCCGGTGCGACGACATCAGCCGCATCGAGGACTGCAAGGAGGTCGTCGCCGGCAACGGCAGGCTGTACGTGCCCACCGAGGAGCACGAGGGCAGCGGCGACTACTCCCGGACCAACGAGATCATCGCCTTCGACCTGGCCACGGGCAAGCAGACCGGCCAGCGCCTGGAGGCCGGCGACGGCTCCACGCTCTCCCCGCTGCGCATGGACGGCACCGACCTGCTCGCCTACAAGCGCCCGCCGTACGACAAGGGCGGCCAGATCGTCAGCGTCGACGGCGGCTCCTTCAAGGCGACCACGCTGCTGCAGAACCCGGCCACGCGGGGCGTCAGGGACGCGGAGACCAGCATGCTGCCCGACTTCGCGGAGATCCTCTACGCCAAGGGCCGGCTGTTCATGTCGGCCGTGTACGCCGACAAGTCCTCCTACGGCGACGACGACCTGGTGATCGCCTTCGGCACGGACGGCTGA
- a CDS encoding response regulator transcription factor produces the protein MGVRLMVVDDHRLLAEALASALKLRGHRVLAAAAPAAGAAELVIARAPEVCLLGTAAPAGPGVFDPVVRIKRERPQVAVVVLGPVPSPRGIAAAFAAGASGYVRHDERIEGVERAIAKARAGEAAVAPQLLQGAFGELLNPAAQPDDEGRRLLQVLTPREVEVLVRVADGEGTRLIAAGMGIAPSTARTHVQRVLVKLGVGSRLEAAALAARTGLLDRARGPES, from the coding sequence GTGGGAGTGCGGCTCATGGTCGTGGACGACCACCGTCTGCTCGCGGAGGCGCTCGCCTCGGCGCTGAAGCTGCGCGGGCACCGGGTCCTCGCGGCGGCGGCACCGGCGGCGGGGGCCGCCGAGCTGGTGATCGCGCGGGCGCCCGAGGTGTGCCTGCTGGGCACGGCGGCGCCGGCCGGGCCCGGGGTGTTCGACCCGGTGGTGCGGATCAAGCGGGAGCGGCCGCAGGTGGCGGTGGTGGTGCTGGGGCCGGTGCCGTCCCCGCGGGGCATCGCGGCGGCCTTCGCGGCGGGGGCGTCGGGGTACGTGCGGCACGACGAGCGCATCGAGGGCGTGGAGCGGGCGATCGCCAAGGCGCGGGCGGGGGAGGCGGCGGTCGCCCCGCAACTGCTCCAGGGGGCGTTCGGCGAGCTGCTCAACCCGGCGGCCCAGCCCGATGACGAGGGCCGGCGCCTGCTGCAGGTGCTCACCCCGCGCGAGGTGGAGGTCCTGGTCCGGGTCGCCGACGGCGAGGGCACCCGGCTCATCGCGGCCGGCATGGGGATAGCACCCAGCACCGCGCGCACCCACGTGCAGCGGGTCCTGGTGAAACTGGGAGTGGGCTCCCGCCTGGAGGCGGCGGCCCTGGCCGCCCGCACGGGCCTGCTGGACAGGGCGAGAGGGCCGGAGTCCTGA
- a CDS encoding sodium:solute symporter family protein → MQTPTYATTELAAELRLPTNWLDYTILAIYFVVVLGIGFAARRSVKTSLDFFLSGRSLPAWITGLAFISANLAATEILGMAANSAQYGAYTVHWYWIGAIPAMVFLGLVMMPFYYGSKVRSVPEFLLLRFDKAAHLLSSVLFAFAAILIAGVNLYALAIVVEALLGWPQWVAIVVAGAFVLAYITLGGLSSAIYNEVLQFFVILAALIPITVLGLKKVGGWGGLTDKLTAAHGPDFTTAWGGTGIGSVNPLGANWLTIVLGLGFVLSFGYWTTNFAEVQRALSAKNLSAGQRTPLIAAYPKIFIVFLVMIPGLVAAALVPRIGTAGSDLQYNDAIPYLMQELLPNGVLGIAVTGLLAAFMAGMAANVSSFNTVFTNDIWARYVVKGREDAYYVRFGRLITVIGVLASIGTAFLASSFSNIMSYLQTLFSFFNVPMFVVFIVGMFWKRASMKSGFWGLLAGTVTAMVNYFVIYKQGIVDIPSDQGANFVSAIAGFVAGAVVMVAVSLFTKPKSAEELQGLVYGTRSPGMSEAPAAGDDAWYRKPALLGWGAVVLAAACYIPFSI, encoded by the coding sequence ATGCAAACCCCCACATACGCCACCACAGAGCTGGCGGCGGAGCTACGGCTCCCCACCAACTGGCTGGACTACACGATCCTGGCGATCTACTTCGTGGTCGTCCTCGGCATCGGTTTCGCCGCCCGTCGCTCGGTGAAGACCAGCCTCGACTTCTTCCTGTCCGGACGCTCGCTGCCCGCCTGGATCACCGGCCTCGCCTTCATCTCGGCGAACCTGGCGGCCACCGAGATCCTGGGCATGGCCGCCAACAGCGCCCAGTACGGCGCCTACACCGTGCACTGGTACTGGATCGGCGCCATCCCGGCCATGGTCTTCCTCGGCCTGGTCATGATGCCCTTCTACTACGGCAGCAAGGTCCGCTCGGTCCCCGAGTTCCTGCTGCTGCGCTTCGACAAGGCCGCCCACCTGCTCAGTTCGGTCCTGTTCGCCTTCGCGGCCATCCTGATCGCCGGCGTCAACCTGTACGCCCTCGCGATCGTCGTCGAGGCGCTGCTGGGCTGGCCGCAGTGGGTGGCCATCGTGGTCGCCGGCGCCTTCGTGCTCGCGTACATCACCCTGGGCGGTCTGTCCTCGGCGATCTACAACGAGGTGCTGCAGTTCTTCGTGATCCTCGCCGCCCTCATCCCGATCACCGTGCTCGGCCTGAAGAAGGTCGGCGGCTGGGGCGGCCTGACCGACAAGCTCACCGCCGCCCACGGGCCCGACTTCACCACGGCCTGGGGCGGCACCGGCATCGGCAGCGTCAACCCGCTGGGCGCCAACTGGCTGACCATCGTCCTCGGCCTGGGCTTCGTGCTCTCCTTCGGCTACTGGACCACCAACTTCGCCGAGGTGCAGCGCGCCCTGTCCGCGAAGAACCTCTCCGCCGGCCAGCGCACCCCGCTCATCGCCGCCTACCCGAAGATCTTCATCGTCTTCCTGGTGATGATCCCGGGCCTGGTCGCCGCCGCGCTCGTGCCGAGGATCGGCACCGCCGGCTCGGACCTGCAGTACAACGACGCCATCCCCTACCTGATGCAGGAGCTGCTGCCCAACGGCGTGCTCGGCATCGCGGTCACCGGTCTGCTCGCCGCGTTCATGGCCGGCATGGCCGCCAACGTGTCGTCGTTCAACACCGTGTTCACCAACGACATCTGGGCCCGGTACGTGGTCAAGGGCCGGGAGGACGCGTACTACGTCCGCTTCGGCCGGCTGATCACCGTCATCGGTGTCCTCGCCTCGATCGGCACCGCGTTCCTGGCGTCGTCGTTCTCGAACATCATGAGCTACCTGCAGACGCTGTTCTCCTTCTTCAACGTGCCGATGTTCGTCGTCTTCATCGTCGGCATGTTCTGGAAGCGGGCGTCGATGAAGTCCGGCTTCTGGGGTCTGCTGGCCGGCACCGTGACCGCGATGGTCAACTACTTCGTGATCTACAAGCAGGGCATCGTCGACATCCCCTCCGACCAGGGCGCCAACTTCGTCTCCGCCATCGCGGGCTTCGTCGCCGGCGCGGTCGTCATGGTCGCGGTGTCCCTGTTCACCAAGCCGAAGTCGGCCGAGGAACTGCAGGGCCTGGTCTACGGCACCCGCTCCCCCGGTATGTCCGAGGCGCCCGCCGCCGGCGACGACGCCTGGTACCGCAAGCCGGCCCTGCTGGGCTGGGGCGCGGTCGTCCTCGCCGCCGCCTGCTACATCCCGTTCTCGATCTGA
- the galT gene encoding galactose-1-phosphate uridylyltransferase, with translation MKKTSTRLADGRELIYYDLRDDSVRDAADRRPLERTVTTSEIRRDVLLGDAVAVASHRQGRTYHPPADECPLCPTRGGRLSEIPDSSYDVVVFENRFPSLAGDSGRCEVVCFTSDHDASFADLTGEQARLVLDAWTDRTSELSHLPSVEQVFCFENRGAEIGVTLGHPHGQIYAYPFTTPRTALMLRSLAAHREANGGQNLFDAVLERELAGERVVLEGEHWAAFVPYAAHWPYEVHLYPKRRVPDLLALDEAARAEFPRVYLELLKRFDRIFGEGEPPTPYIAAWHQAPFGALPAFDGVSRDDFALHLELFTIRRTSGKLKFLAGSESGMNVFINDVPPERAAERLREVASS, from the coding sequence GTGAAGAAGACCTCGACCCGGCTGGCCGACGGTCGTGAGCTGATCTACTACGACCTCCGCGACGACAGCGTGCGCGACGCCGCCGACCGGCGCCCGCTGGAGCGGACCGTCACCACGTCCGAGATCCGCCGGGACGTGCTGCTCGGCGACGCGGTGGCCGTCGCCTCGCACCGCCAGGGCCGCACCTACCACCCGCCGGCCGACGAGTGCCCGCTGTGCCCGACGCGCGGCGGGCGCCTCAGTGAGATCCCGGACTCCTCCTACGACGTCGTCGTCTTCGAGAACCGTTTCCCCTCGCTCGCCGGCGACTCCGGCCGCTGCGAGGTCGTCTGCTTCACCTCCGACCACGACGCCTCCTTCGCGGACCTGACCGGGGAACAGGCGCGGCTGGTGCTGGACGCGTGGACGGACCGCACGTCGGAGCTGTCCCATCTGCCCTCCGTGGAGCAGGTCTTCTGTTTCGAGAACCGGGGTGCCGAGATCGGGGTGACGCTGGGCCACCCGCACGGACAGATCTACGCCTACCCCTTCACCACCCCCCGCACCGCCCTGATGCTCCGCTCGCTCGCCGCCCACCGGGAGGCGAACGGCGGGCAGAACCTGTTCGACGCCGTCCTGGAACGGGAACTCGCCGGGGAGCGGGTCGTCCTGGAGGGTGAACACTGGGCGGCCTTCGTGCCGTACGCGGCGCACTGGCCGTACGAGGTCCACCTGTACCCGAAGCGCCGCGTGCCCGACCTGCTCGCGCTCGACGAGGCCGCGCGCGCGGAGTTCCCCCGGGTCTACCTGGAACTCCTCAAGCGCTTCGACCGTATCTTCGGTGAGGGCGAGCCTCCGACGCCGTACATCGCGGCCTGGCACCAGGCCCCGTTCGGCGCGCTGCCGGCGTTCGACGGCGTGTCGCGGGACGACTTCGCGCTCCACCTCGAGCTTTTCACCATCCGCCGTACTTCCGGCAAGCTGAAGTTCCTCGCGGGTTCCGAGTCCGGCATGAACGTGTTCATCAACGACGTGCCGCCGGAGCGCGCGGCCGAGCGACTGCGAGAGGTAGCGAGTTCATGA
- the galE gene encoding UDP-glucose 4-epimerase GalE: protein MKYLVTGGAGYVGSVVAQHLVEAGHEVTVLDNLSTGFREGVPAGAAFVEGDIRDAAKWLDASYDGVLHFAAFSQVGESVVKPEKYWENNVGGSMALLGAMREAGVRRLVFSSTAATYGEPEQVPIRETAPTSPTNPYGASKLAVDHMITSEAHAHGLAAVSLRYFNVAGAYGAHGERHDPESHLIPLVLQVAQGRRDAISVYGDDYPTPDGTCVRDYIHVADLAEAHLLALDAARPGEHLICNLGNGNGFSVREVIETVRRVTGHPVPEVTAPRRGGDPAVLVASADTAREKLGWTPSRADLAGIVADAWEFAQNVTREQ, encoded by the coding sequence ATGAAGTACCTGGTGACAGGCGGCGCGGGATACGTGGGCAGTGTCGTGGCCCAGCACCTGGTGGAGGCCGGCCACGAGGTCACCGTCCTCGACAACCTCTCCACCGGCTTCCGCGAGGGCGTGCCCGCCGGGGCGGCGTTCGTCGAGGGCGACATCCGCGACGCCGCCAAGTGGCTGGACGCCTCCTACGACGGCGTGCTGCACTTCGCCGCCTTCTCGCAGGTCGGCGAGTCGGTGGTGAAGCCGGAGAAGTACTGGGAGAACAACGTCGGCGGCAGCATGGCGCTGCTCGGCGCGATGCGCGAGGCGGGCGTGCGCCGGCTCGTGTTCTCCTCCACCGCGGCCACGTACGGCGAGCCCGAGCAGGTCCCGATCCGCGAAACGGCGCCCACCTCGCCGACCAACCCCTACGGCGCCTCCAAGCTCGCCGTCGACCACATGATCACCAGCGAGGCGCACGCCCACGGCCTGGCCGCGGTGTCCCTGCGCTACTTCAACGTCGCCGGCGCCTACGGCGCCCACGGCGAGCGGCACGACCCCGAGTCGCACCTCATCCCGCTGGTCCTCCAGGTCGCCCAGGGCCGCCGCGACGCGATCTCCGTGTACGGCGACGACTACCCGACCCCGGACGGCACCTGCGTCCGCGACTACATCCACGTCGCCGACCTCGCCGAGGCCCACCTGCTGGCCCTGGACGCGGCCCGGCCGGGCGAGCACCTGATCTGCAACCTCGGCAACGGCAACGGCTTCTCCGTCCGCGAGGTCATCGAGACCGTCCGCCGGGTCACCGGCCACCCGGTCCCCGAGGTCACCGCCCCGCGCCGCGGCGGCGACCCGGCGGTCCTGGTCGCCTCCGCCGACACCGCCCGCGAGAAGCTCGGCTGGACCCCGTCCCGCGCGGACCTCGCGGGGATCGTCGCGGACGCGTGGGAGTTCGCGCAGAACGTCACGAGGGAGCAGTAG
- the galK gene encoding galactokinase translates to MEAQQVAQQVARRFTELYGARPEGVWAAPGRVNLIGEHTDYNDGFVMPFALPHQATAAVSRRTDGVLRLHSADVADDVVELRLDDLAPQSDRGWTAYPAGVVWALREAGHEITGADVHLSSTVPTGAGLSSSAALEVVVALALNDLYGLGLQGWRLARLCQRAENVYVGAPTGIMDQTASACCESGHALFLDTRDLSQQQIPFDLAAEGLRLLVVDTQVKHAHSGGEYGKRRAGCEKGAALLGVDALRDVPHAGLDAALARLGDEEEVRRLVRHVVTEDRRVERAVALLRSGETRAIGPVLTEGHASLRDDFRVSCPELDLVVDTALSAGALGARMTGGGFGGSAIVLAEAADVETLTKAVGEAFAGAGFTAPRVFEAVPAAGARRLA, encoded by the coding sequence GTGGAGGCACAGCAGGTGGCCCAACAGGTGGCTCGGCGCTTCACCGAGCTGTACGGGGCGCGGCCGGAGGGGGTGTGGGCGGCACCCGGCCGGGTCAACCTGATCGGTGAGCACACCGACTACAACGACGGCTTCGTGATGCCCTTCGCACTGCCGCACCAGGCGACGGCGGCGGTCTCCCGCCGCACCGACGGCGTCCTGCGCCTGCACTCGGCGGACGTCGCGGACGACGTCGTGGAACTGCGCCTGGACGACCTCGCCCCGCAGAGCGACCGCGGCTGGACCGCCTACCCGGCGGGCGTGGTCTGGGCCCTGCGCGAGGCGGGCCACGAGATCACCGGCGCGGACGTCCACCTGTCCTCGACGGTGCCGACCGGCGCCGGCCTGTCCTCCTCGGCCGCCCTGGAGGTCGTGGTCGCGCTCGCGCTGAACGACCTGTACGGCCTCGGCCTGCAGGGCTGGAGGCTGGCCCGCCTGTGCCAGCGCGCCGAGAACGTCTACGTCGGCGCGCCGACCGGGATCATGGACCAGACGGCGTCGGCCTGCTGCGAGTCGGGGCACGCGCTGTTCCTCGATACCCGCGACCTGTCCCAGCAGCAGATCCCCTTCGACCTCGCCGCCGAGGGCCTGCGCCTGCTGGTGGTCGACACCCAGGTCAAGCACGCCCACAGCGGCGGCGAGTACGGCAAGCGCCGGGCGGGCTGCGAGAAGGGCGCGGCCCTGCTGGGCGTCGACGCCCTCCGGGACGTCCCGCACGCCGGCCTGGACGCCGCCCTGGCCCGGCTCGGGGACGAGGAGGAGGTCCGCCGCCTGGTCCGGCACGTGGTCACCGAGGACCGGCGGGTGGAACGGGCCGTGGCCCTGCTGCGCTCCGGCGAGACCCGCGCCATCGGCCCGGTCCTCACCGAGGGCCACGCCTCGCTGCGCGACGACTTCCGCGTCTCCTGCCCCGAGCTGGACCTGGTCGTCGACACCGCCCTGTCCGCCGGCGCGCTGGGCGCCCGGATGACCGGCGGCGGCTTCGGCGGTTCGGCGATCGTCCTCGCGGAGGCCGCCGACGTCGAGACCCTCACCAAGGCGGTCGGGGAGGCCTTCGCCGGCGCGGGCTTCACGGCCCCCCGGGTGTTCGAGGCGGTGCCGGCGGCCGGCGCGCGCAGGCTGGCCTGA
- a CDS encoding response regulator transcription factor: MVRIRVLVVDDHRIFAESLAAALAAEPDVDVSAAGSGPAALRCLERAAGENRRYDVLLVDADLGGRPPGGRPAAPGRQGGEEGPADGISLLPGVRSAHPGVRIVVLAERDDPRRAAAALQAGACGWVAKDCSLSRLLTVVRGVLREETHLPPALLTGVLRELTATRRHRTESERLVESLTPREREVLRCMVAGLGRKAVAEHLFLSPHTVRTHMQNVLGKLGVHSTLAAVALARRAGVGPVDLVR; the protein is encoded by the coding sequence GTGGTTCGCATCCGAGTCCTGGTCGTCGACGACCACCGCATCTTCGCCGAGTCCCTGGCCGCCGCGCTGGCCGCCGAGCCCGACGTCGACGTCTCCGCCGCCGGCAGCGGCCCGGCCGCGCTGCGCTGCCTGGAGCGGGCGGCCGGCGAGAACCGCCGCTACGACGTCCTGCTGGTCGACGCCGACCTGGGCGGCCGGCCGCCCGGCGGCCGCCCGGCGGCGCCCGGGCGGCAGGGCGGCGAGGAGGGCCCGGCCGACGGGATCTCCCTGCTCCCGGGCGTCCGCTCGGCCCATCCCGGGGTGCGGATCGTGGTCCTCGCCGAGCGGGACGACCCCCGGCGCGCGGCTGCCGCCCTGCAGGCCGGCGCGTGCGGCTGGGTCGCCAAGGACTGTTCGCTGTCGCGGCTGCTGACGGTGGTCCGGGGGGTGCTGAGGGAGGAGACCCACCTGCCGCCCGCCCTGCTCACCGGCGTCCTGCGGGAGCTGACGGCCACGCGCCGGCACCGCACCGAGAGCGAGCGGCTGGTGGAGTCGCTGACCCCGCGCGAGCGGGAGGTGCTGCGCTGCATGGTCGCGGGGCTGGGCCGCAAGGCCGTCGCCGAACACCTGTTCCTCTCGCCGCACACGGTGCGCACCCACATGCAGAACGTCCTCGGCAAGCTGGGCGTGCACTCGACGCTGGCCGCCGTGGCACTCGCGCGGCGGGCCGGGGTCGGCCCGGTGGACCTGGTGCGGTGA